In Phaeobacter gallaeciensis DSM 26640, a genomic segment contains:
- a CDS encoding 2-dehydro-3-deoxygalactonokinase produces MCAASADPSSASPAGHSATKSANWIAADHADGRITAWLMHEGEARQQVSAGSSGELMADVTAVISKLGDCPADTPILLSDDSLRGGDTGTITVPAKVAERPMGDATLGGHPLRLLGGLSQTTPPAVMRGACNRIAGFLSLNPDWDGVICVAGATTHWALISANEVVSFQSFMTPQLWQGLAASLNLVDTPAYDGAQRAELTAAMNSIQSKPEALAARLAELQATQEAHGNTHAARLWGLLLGAELSAARPYWLGQNIALIAPAPLDTLYQTALDHQGVPVTRTDADRMALAGLVSTWRAMTS; encoded by the coding sequence ATGTGCGCCGCATCTGCCGACCCATCCTCCGCATCCCCCGCCGGACACTCCGCCACCAAGTCTGCCAACTGGATCGCAGCGGACCATGCAGACGGGCGGATCACGGCCTGGCTGATGCACGAGGGGGAGGCGCGACAACAGGTCTCCGCCGGATCAAGCGGCGAGTTGATGGCCGATGTCACTGCCGTGATCAGCAAGCTGGGCGATTGCCCTGCTGATACGCCGATCCTGCTCAGCGACGACAGTCTGCGCGGAGGCGATACCGGGACCATCACTGTGCCGGCAAAGGTAGCCGAGCGGCCCATGGGCGATGCGACGCTGGGGGGTCATCCGCTGAGGTTGCTGGGCGGGCTGTCGCAGACCACCCCACCCGCAGTGATGCGCGGAGCCTGTAATCGCATTGCCGGGTTCCTCAGCCTCAATCCGGATTGGGACGGCGTGATCTGCGTCGCCGGAGCGACAACCCATTGGGCGCTGATCAGTGCGAATGAGGTTGTCAGTTTTCAGAGTTTCATGACGCCGCAGCTCTGGCAGGGGCTGGCTGCGAGCCTCAACCTCGTCGACACGCCCGCCTATGATGGCGCACAACGCGCTGAGTTGACCGCAGCTATGAACAGCATTCAATCAAAGCCGGAGGCGCTGGCGGCGCGGTTGGCAGAGCTGCAAGCCACACAGGAGGCGCACGGCAATACCCATGCCGCCCGTTTGTGGGGGCTGCTTCTTGGCGCGGAGCTGTCGGCAGCGCGCCCCTATTGGCTGGGGCAGAATATTGCATTGATTGCGCCCGCACCGCTCGACACGCTCTATCAGACGGCACTTGACCACCAGGGGGTGCCGGTGACGCGGACAGATGCCGACCGAATGGCTCTGGCGGGCCTTGTCAGCACCTGGCGCGCCATGACTAGCTGA
- a CDS encoding ABC transporter substrate-binding protein yields MRKYLLSAAAVIAVVAGQAAYADEAAAKKWIDEEFQPSVLTKDEQLSEMQWFIKASEPFSGMEINVLSEGIPTHSYESEVLTKAFEEITGIKVNHQILGEGEVVQAVQTQMQTKRNLYDAYVNDSDLIGTHSRLQLAYNLTDMMEGDFFDVTNPELDLGDFMGTQFTTGPDGDLYQLPDQQFANLYWFRKDWFDREDLQAAFKEKYGYDLGVPVNWSAYEDIAEFFSNDVKEIDGTAIYGHMDYGKRAPDLGWRMTDAWLSMAGAGSKGEPNGVPIDEWGIRMEADSCNPAGASVTRGGAANGPAAVYAIRKWDEWLRKFAPPGAASYDFYQSLPALAQGNVAQQIFWYTAFTADMVKPQSEGNNTVDGEGNPLWRMAPSPHGPYWEEGQKVGYQDVGSWTFLKSTPVDRAKAAWLYAQFVVSKTVDVKKSHVGLTFIRDSSVNHESFTERAPKLGGLVEFYRSPDRVAWSPTGVNVPDYPKLAQIWWQQIGDVNSGAFTPQEAMDRLAEEMDITMARMQRADEQANVYGGCGPRLNEEKDADWWYANGGAKPKLENEKPQGQTVNYDELVARWASE; encoded by the coding sequence ATGCGTAAGTATCTTTTGTCCGCAGCCGCGGTTATTGCCGTGGTCGCGGGACAGGCAGCCTATGCCGATGAGGCCGCTGCCAAGAAATGGATCGACGAAGAATTCCAGCCCTCGGTTCTGACCAAGGACGAACAGCTGTCGGAAATGCAGTGGTTCATCAAAGCGTCCGAACCGTTCTCGGGTATGGAAATCAACGTCCTGTCCGAAGGCATTCCGACGCATAGCTATGAGTCCGAAGTTCTGACCAAGGCGTTTGAGGAAATCACCGGCATTAAGGTGAACCATCAAATCCTCGGCGAGGGCGAAGTGGTTCAGGCCGTGCAGACCCAGATGCAGACCAAACGGAACCTCTATGACGCTTATGTCAACGACTCCGACCTGATCGGCACCCACTCGCGTCTGCAACTGGCCTACAACCTGACCGACATGATGGAGGGTGATTTCTTTGACGTCACCAACCCGGAACTCGATCTGGGTGACTTCATGGGCACACAGTTCACTACCGGTCCCGATGGCGATCTGTACCAGCTGCCCGACCAGCAGTTCGCAAACCTCTACTGGTTCCGTAAGGACTGGTTTGACCGCGAAGACCTGCAGGCCGCGTTCAAGGAAAAATACGGCTACGATCTGGGCGTTCCGGTTAACTGGTCCGCATATGAAGACATCGCCGAGTTTTTCTCCAACGACGTGAAGGAAATCGACGGTACCGCAATCTATGGTCACATGGACTATGGTAAGCGCGCGCCTGACCTTGGCTGGCGTATGACCGATGCCTGGCTGTCGATGGCTGGTGCTGGTTCGAAAGGTGAGCCGAACGGTGTGCCGATCGACGAATGGGGCATCCGTATGGAAGCCGATTCCTGTAACCCTGCCGGTGCAAGCGTAACCCGTGGCGGTGCTGCCAACGGCCCAGCTGCGGTCTATGCGATCCGCAAGTGGGATGAATGGCTGCGCAAATTCGCCCCTCCGGGTGCGGCGTCCTATGACTTCTACCAGTCGCTGCCTGCTCTCGCACAGGGCAACGTTGCTCAGCAGATCTTCTGGTACACTGCGTTCACCGCTGACATGGTGAAGCCGCAATCCGAAGGCAACAACACCGTTGACGGTGAAGGCAACCCGCTGTGGCGGATGGCGCCCAGCCCGCATGGCCCCTACTGGGAAGAAGGCCAGAAGGTTGGCTATCAGGACGTTGGGTCCTGGACCTTCCTGAAATCCACCCCGGTGGATCGCGCCAAGGCGGCCTGGCTCTATGCTCAGTTTGTTGTGTCCAAGACCGTCGACGTGAAAAAGTCCCACGTTGGTCTGACCTTCATTCGTGACTCTTCTGTGAACCACGAGAGCTTCACCGAGCGCGCACCCAAGCTGGGTGGTCTGGTCGAATTTTACCGTTCGCCCGACCGCGTTGCATGGTCCCCGACCGGCGTGAACGTGCCTGACTATCCGAAGCTGGCCCAGATCTGGTGGCAGCAGATTGGTGACGTCAATTCCGGTGCCTTCACCCCACAGGAAGCCATGGACCGTCTGGCCGAAGAAATGGACATCACCATGGCCCGTATGCAGCGTGCAGACGAGCAGGCAAATGTCTACGGTGGCTGTGGCCCGCGTCTGAACGAAGAGAAAGACGCCGACTGGTGGTATGCCAACGGTGGCGCCAAGCCGAAGCTGGAGAACGAGAAGCCTCAGGGCCAGACCGTCAACTACGACGAGCTGGTGGCCCGCTGGGCGTCTGAGTAA
- a CDS encoding sugar transferase, whose translation MNAELSAPPASSRLSTTGSLKMSQAVAGAVGGGRSVVSQSGYAIFGKRCLDIALVLLTLPISLPLILMAALALWLEGGNPFYTQDRLGQRGRIFSILKLRTMVRNAEQLLERHLASDPAMRREWDETQKLKEDPRITPVGRFLRTTSLDELPQLWNVLIGEMSLVGPRPMMPDQLPLYGDATAYFDLKPGITGLWQVSVRNESGFTVRARADADYHADLCLRTDVDLICRTVGVVLRGTGY comes from the coding sequence ATGAACGCAGAGCTTTCGGCGCCGCCAGCTTCATCACGGCTGAGCACAACCGGTTCTCTGAAGATGTCGCAGGCTGTTGCTGGTGCGGTCGGTGGAGGGAGGAGCGTTGTATCACAGAGTGGCTATGCCATCTTTGGAAAGCGCTGCCTTGACATTGCCTTGGTGCTTTTGACGTTGCCGATCAGCCTGCCTCTGATCCTGATGGCGGCACTTGCGCTGTGGCTCGAGGGGGGCAATCCGTTTTACACCCAAGACCGTCTTGGCCAGCGCGGTCGGATCTTCTCTATTCTGAAACTGCGCACCATGGTTCGCAACGCAGAACAGCTGCTGGAGCGCCATTTGGCCAGCGATCCCGCGATGCGGCGTGAATGGGATGAAACGCAGAAACTGAAAGAAGATCCGCGCATTACCCCTGTTGGTCGCTTTCTGCGCACAACCTCGCTGGATGAGTTGCCGCAGCTTTGGAACGTGTTGATCGGCGAGATGAGCCTTGTTGGCCCGCGCCCAATGATGCCGGATCAGCTGCCGCTCTATGGCGATGCCACCGCCTATTTTGATCTTAAGCCCGGAATTACTGGATTGTGGCAGGTTTCTGTTCGCAACGAGAGTGGTTTCACTGTACGTGCCCGTGCCGATGCAGACTATCACGCTGATCTTTGCCTGCGCACGGATGTCGATCTCATCTGTCGCACTGTGGGCGTCGTCCTGCGGGGTACCGGATATTAA
- a CDS encoding THUMP domain-containing class I SAM-dependent RNA methyltransferase, with product MDTSDTFEIFLTAPPGMEQTLQREAVEAGFAGAKTVPGGVTFEGAWPDVWRANLHLRGAARVLARIGSFRAFHLAQLDKRARKFPWSDVLRPDVPVRVETTTNKKSKIYHAGAATQRIERAIAEELGAPISADAPITLKLRIEDNLCTFSVDTSGEGLHKRGHKTAVGKAPMRENLAALFLRDCGYDGDEPVVDPMCGSGTFVIEAAEIALGLLPGRSRSFAFEQMASFDPESWAALRAQETPRATRARCYGSDRNAGAVEMAAANAERAGVAELVQIAQQAVSDLTPPDLGPNDPPGLVIVNPPYGARIGNKKLLYALYAALGETLMARFSGWRVGIVTSETSLAKATQLPFKPFGPPVAHGGLKIRLFQTGPLP from the coding sequence ATGGACACAAGCGATACATTTGAAATCTTCCTGACCGCCCCGCCGGGGATGGAGCAGACCCTGCAGCGCGAAGCGGTGGAGGCCGGGTTTGCAGGTGCAAAAACCGTGCCTGGCGGCGTCACATTTGAGGGCGCTTGGCCGGATGTCTGGCGTGCCAATCTGCACCTGCGCGGCGCGGCGCGGGTTTTGGCGCGGATTGGGTCGTTCCGGGCCTTCCACCTTGCCCAACTGGACAAACGGGCGCGTAAATTTCCTTGGTCTGATGTGCTCCGCCCCGATGTTCCGGTGCGGGTTGAAACCACCACCAACAAGAAGTCGAAGATCTACCACGCTGGCGCTGCCACCCAGCGGATCGAACGGGCGATAGCTGAGGAGCTTGGCGCGCCGATCAGCGCCGATGCCCCAATCACGCTGAAGCTGCGGATTGAGGACAATCTCTGTACCTTCAGCGTCGATACCTCGGGCGAGGGCCTTCATAAACGCGGTCACAAGACAGCAGTCGGCAAGGCCCCGATGCGTGAAAACCTCGCCGCCCTGTTTCTGCGTGACTGCGGCTATGATGGTGACGAACCGGTGGTGGATCCGATGTGCGGCTCCGGTACCTTTGTGATTGAGGCCGCGGAGATCGCGCTTGGCCTGCTGCCGGGACGCAGCCGCAGCTTCGCCTTTGAGCAGATGGCCAGCTTTGACCCCGAAAGCTGGGCGGCATTGCGGGCGCAGGAAACACCACGCGCAACCCGCGCCCGCTGCTATGGCTCAGACCGCAACGCCGGCGCCGTGGAGATGGCCGCCGCCAACGCAGAGCGCGCAGGCGTTGCGGAACTGGTCCAAATTGCTCAGCAGGCCGTCAGCGATCTGACGCCTCCAGATCTCGGCCCGAATGATCCGCCGGGACTGGTGATCGTGAACCCACCCTATGGCGCACGTATTGGCAACAAGAAGCTGCTCTACGCGCTCTATGCCGCCTTGGGGGAGACGCTGATGGCCCGTTTCAGTGGCTGGCGGGTTGGAATTGTCACCAGCGAAACTTCTTTGGCTAAGGCCACTCAGTTGCCGTTCAAACCCTTCGGCCCGCCAGTGGCCCACGGCGGGTTGAAGATCCGCCTGTTCCAGACGGGTCCACTGCCTTAG
- a CDS encoding ABC transporter ATP-binding protein codes for MAKITLSKLRHSYMPNPSSASDYALKEIDLDWTDGGAYALLGPSGCGKSTLLNIISGLLVPSEGQILFDGKDVTKLPPDQRNIAQVFQFPVIYDTMTVYDNLAFPLRNRGRDEATVKERVMAIAEMLEVTDLLTMRAAGLSPDNKQKISMGRGLVREDVNVVMFDEPLTVIDPHLKWKLRSKLKELHQRVKATMIYVTHDQTEALTFADQVVVMQLGEVVQIGTPVELFERPAHTFVGHFIGSPGMNVLPCELRAGQPYIGAHPIALEGPIKGDAAGKTEVGIRPEFVSLANSGLPATVTKVSDVGRHTVVECEAEGQRINAVVEGAGPAKGAAVHLSFRQDQTRLYVDGWIATEAAQSAAETKTETEEQA; via the coding sequence ATGGCTAAGATTACACTCTCAAAACTGCGGCACAGCTATATGCCAAACCCGTCAAGCGCGTCCGACTACGCTCTGAAGGAAATCGATCTCGACTGGACGGACGGCGGGGCCTATGCGCTGCTTGGTCCTTCGGGCTGTGGCAAATCCACCCTGCTGAACATCATCTCCGGCCTTCTGGTGCCATCCGAAGGTCAGATCCTGTTCGATGGCAAGGACGTCACCAAACTGCCACCGGATCAGCGCAACATTGCGCAGGTGTTCCAGTTTCCGGTGATCTACGACACCATGACCGTTTACGACAACCTGGCCTTTCCCCTGCGCAACCGCGGGCGCGATGAGGCGACGGTCAAGGAACGCGTCATGGCAATCGCCGAGATGTTGGAAGTAACCGATCTCTTGACGATGCGGGCCGCGGGCCTGTCACCGGATAACAAGCAGAAGATCTCGATGGGTCGCGGTCTGGTGCGCGAGGATGTGAACGTCGTGATGTTCGACGAGCCACTCACTGTGATCGACCCGCATCTGAAGTGGAAACTGCGCTCAAAGCTGAAAGAACTGCATCAGCGCGTGAAGGCCACGATGATCTACGTGACCCACGACCAGACAGAAGCGCTGACCTTTGCCGATCAGGTTGTTGTCATGCAGCTGGGCGAAGTGGTGCAGATCGGTACGCCGGTTGAGCTGTTTGAACGCCCCGCGCATACGTTTGTGGGTCATTTCATCGGCTCACCGGGTATGAACGTGCTGCCATGCGAATTGCGCGCGGGCCAGCCCTATATCGGCGCCCACCCGATTGCCTTGGAAGGCCCGATCAAAGGGGACGCCGCAGGCAAGACCGAGGTCGGCATCCGGCCTGAGTTTGTGTCCCTCGCCAACAGCGGCCTGCCCGCAACCGTGACCAAGGTTTCAGATGTTGGCCGCCACACAGTTGTGGAATGCGAAGCCGAAGGTCAGCGGATCAACGCTGTGGTCGAAGGCGCAGGCCCAGCCAAGGGGGCAGCCGTCCATTTGTCCTTCCGTCAGGACCAGACCCGGCTTTACGTCGATGGGTGGATCGCAACAGAAGCTGCCCAATCTGCCGCCGAGACCAAGACTGAGACCGAGGAGCAGGCATAA
- a CDS encoding DUF2160 domain-containing protein: MLSWMAWTWPTALVFIGIFSAIGLMIVLEIRSPGGDTRKGVLGLVTTRGDRLFISLLGTSYIFLAWLGLVGMPLWWPLGLSVVWFAFTFWKV; this comes from the coding sequence ATGCTGAGTTGGATGGCCTGGACCTGGCCCACGGCACTGGTCTTTATCGGGATCTTTTCGGCCATTGGCCTGATGATCGTTCTGGAAATCCGCAGCCCCGGTGGTGACACCCGCAAAGGCGTTCTGGGACTTGTCACAACCCGCGGTGACCGGCTGTTCATCAGCCTCCTGGGCACCTCCTATATCTTCCTGGCCTGGCTGGGATTGGTGGGAATGCCGCTGTGGTGGCCGCTGGGCCTGTCGGTTGTCTGGTTTGCCTTCACCTTCTGGAAAGTGTGA
- a CDS encoding ABC transporter ATP-binding protein: MALELINVTKRVGAQLHIKETSLVLEPGHFNVLLGATGSGKTSLIKMMAGLDPIASGQVVMDGQDVTALSTQKRNISLVHQFFINYPHMTVYENIASPLKVAGMAKSEIAGRVEEAADILQLRPMLHRRPHELSGGQQQRTALARAIAKESRAVFLDEPLANLDYKLREELRDQLPELFAGRGAVVVYATSEPEEALLLGGKTALMQDGRVTQFGTTADIYRNPENVAAARVFSDPPINTAPIVKQGSTARLGQEVSWALTGAAADLADGPYTIAIRPYHVLPLATPLTTVQLSGQVQVTELSGSESSAHFDMGLDVDHGSWVSLSAGVHPYEVGEQHDFYMDPSAAYVFAPDGSRVA, translated from the coding sequence ATGGCACTCGAACTCATAAATGTGACCAAACGCGTCGGCGCCCAGCTGCATATCAAGGAAACCTCCCTTGTGCTGGAACCGGGTCACTTCAACGTCCTTTTGGGCGCCACCGGGTCTGGCAAGACCTCTCTCATCAAGATGATGGCCGGCCTCGACCCGATTGCCAGCGGACAGGTGGTGATGGATGGCCAGGACGTGACCGCGCTCAGCACCCAGAAACGCAACATCAGCCTGGTGCATCAGTTCTTCATCAACTACCCCCATATGACCGTCTACGAGAACATCGCCTCGCCGCTGAAGGTGGCTGGCATGGCGAAGTCCGAGATTGCAGGTCGTGTCGAAGAAGCCGCCGATATCCTGCAGCTGCGTCCGATGCTGCATCGCCGCCCGCATGAGTTGTCCGGTGGTCAGCAGCAGCGCACTGCATTGGCCCGCGCCATTGCCAAGGAAAGCCGTGCAGTGTTCCTCGATGAGCCGCTGGCCAACCTGGACTACAAACTGCGCGAGGAACTGCGCGATCAGCTGCCTGAACTGTTCGCCGGGCGTGGCGCCGTGGTGGTTTATGCGACCTCCGAACCGGAAGAAGCGCTGCTGCTAGGGGGCAAAACCGCCCTGATGCAGGATGGGCGCGTGACCCAGTTTGGCACGACCGCTGATATTTATCGCAATCCTGAAAACGTCGCCGCAGCGCGGGTGTTCTCGGATCCGCCAATCAACACAGCCCCCATCGTGAAACAGGGCAGCACTGCGCGCCTTGGCCAAGAAGTCAGCTGGGCCTTGACCGGCGCGGCGGCAGATCTGGCGGATGGCCCCTACACGATTGCGATCCGGCCCTACCACGTGCTCCCCCTGGCGACACCGCTCACCACGGTGCAGCTGTCTGGTCAGGTGCAGGTGACGGAGCTGTCCGGGTCCGAAAGCAGCGCCCATTTCGACATGGGGCTGGATGTGGACCACGGCAGCTGGGTTTCCCTTTCGGCAGGCGTTCACCCCTATGAGGTGGGTGAGCAGCATGACTTCTATATGGATCCATCGGCGGCATATGTCTTTGCCCCTGATGGCTCCCGCGTGGCGTGA
- a CDS encoding BlaI/MecI/CopY family transcriptional regulator, which yields MRKKQDNPLLTEVELEFMTVVWETGGGTVRDILAELNKRQERAYTSVATVLKIMEQKGFLTSERADRSLVYRPAVPKADYQKTTLKNLSSKLFNGAPAALVARLVDDEDVTDEMLVEIRALLNERLGDDER from the coding sequence ATGCGTAAGAAACAGGACAACCCGCTTTTAACAGAGGTTGAACTCGAGTTCATGACCGTTGTTTGGGAAACCGGCGGCGGCACGGTGCGCGATATTCTGGCCGAACTGAACAAACGTCAGGAACGCGCCTATACGTCGGTCGCAACCGTGCTGAAAATTATGGAACAAAAAGGGTTTCTGACCAGCGAACGAGCTGACAGATCCTTGGTCTACCGCCCGGCGGTACCCAAAGCGGATTATCAGAAAACCACTCTCAAGAACCTTTCGAGCAAGCTCTTCAACGGCGCCCCGGCGGCCCTGGTAGCCCGCCTGGTGGACGATGAGGATGTCACCGACGAGATGCTCGTGGAGATACGGGCCTTGCTGAATGAAAGGTTGGGGGACGATGAACGCTGA
- a CDS encoding carbohydrate ABC transporter permease, with product MKTENQKAWFFVLPVLLLVAFNALIPMMTVVNYSVQETFGDNVFFWQGLDWFQQILRSDRFHAALGRQFMFTFLILIIEIPLGIAIALSMPRKGVWVPVCLVLMALPMLIPWNVVGAMWNIFTLPDIGLLGYFLNHTLGINYDMTQDPVAAWITIVTMDVWHWTSLVVLLSYAGLVSIPDAYYQAAKIDGASNWAVFRFIQLPKMKTVLTIAILLRFMDSFNIYTEPFVLTGGGPGNSTTLLSIDLVKIALGQFDLGPAAAMSLIYFAITLLVSWLFYTVMTKDDQN from the coding sequence ATGAAAACCGAAAACCAAAAGGCGTGGTTCTTTGTCCTGCCTGTCCTTCTGCTCGTTGCCTTCAACGCGCTGATCCCGATGATGACCGTCGTCAACTACTCCGTTCAGGAGACATTCGGCGACAACGTCTTTTTCTGGCAGGGGCTGGACTGGTTCCAGCAGATCCTGCGGTCCGATCGGTTCCATGCGGCGCTTGGCCGCCAGTTCATGTTCACCTTCCTGATCCTGATCATCGAAATACCGCTGGGCATCGCCATTGCGCTGTCGATGCCACGCAAGGGGGTCTGGGTGCCGGTGTGCCTGGTGCTGATGGCACTGCCGATGCTGATCCCGTGGAACGTGGTTGGCGCGATGTGGAACATCTTCACCCTGCCCGACATTGGCCTGCTGGGGTATTTCCTGAACCACACACTAGGCATCAACTATGATATGACCCAAGATCCTGTCGCTGCCTGGATCACCATCGTGACCATGGACGTCTGGCACTGGACCTCTCTTGTGGTGCTGTTGTCCTACGCCGGCCTCGTGTCGATCCCGGATGCCTATTATCAGGCCGCAAAGATCGATGGCGCCTCCAACTGGGCCGTGTTCCGCTTTATCCAGCTGCCAAAGATGAAAACCGTTCTGACCATCGCGATCCTTCTGCGGTTCATGGACAGTTTCAATATCTACACCGAGCCGTTTGTTCTGACCGGCGGTGGTCCCGGCAACTCGACAACGCTGTTGTCCATCGACCTGGTTAAGATCGCGCTTGGACAGTTCGACCTTGGTCCGGCGGCGGCAATGAGCCTCATCTACTTTGCAATCACACTTCTGGTCAGCTGGCTGTTCTACACCGTCATGACCAAAGACGATCAAAACTAA
- a CDS encoding carbohydrate ABC transporter permease, producing the protein MQKRTIVPIVYILFLMLPIYWLVAMSFKTTNEILSGFSLFPQTFTLENYATIFTDPSWYWGYINSIIYVSINTVISVAVALPAAYAFSRYRFLGDKQLFFWLLTNRMAPAAVFALPFFQLYSAVGLFDTHLAVALAHCLFNIPLAVWILEGFMGGIPKELDETAYVDGYSFPRFFATIFIPSIKAGVGVAAFFCFMFSWVELLLAKTLTAVAAKPIAATMTKTASSAGYELGLLAAAGTLTIIPGAIVIYFVRNYIAKGFAMGRV; encoded by the coding sequence ATGCAAAAACGTACCATCGTCCCCATCGTTTATATCCTGTTCCTCATGCTGCCGATCTATTGGCTGGTCGCAATGAGCTTCAAGACGACGAATGAAATCCTGTCCGGCTTCTCGCTGTTTCCGCAGACCTTCACGCTGGAAAACTACGCCACGATCTTCACCGATCCGAGCTGGTACTGGGGCTACATCAACTCCATCATCTATGTGTCGATCAACACGGTGATCTCTGTCGCTGTTGCCCTGCCTGCGGCCTATGCATTCTCTCGTTACCGTTTTCTGGGAGACAAGCAGCTGTTCTTCTGGCTGCTCACCAACCGGATGGCACCTGCTGCGGTTTTCGCGCTGCCGTTCTTCCAGCTTTATTCTGCGGTGGGGCTGTTTGACACCCATCTTGCCGTGGCACTGGCGCATTGCCTGTTCAACATTCCGCTGGCGGTCTGGATCCTGGAAGGGTTCATGGGCGGCATCCCGAAAGAGCTGGATGAAACCGCTTATGTGGATGGCTATTCCTTCCCGCGCTTCTTCGCCACGATCTTCATCCCGTCGATCAAGGCTGGTGTCGGCGTAGCGGCGTTCTTCTGCTTCATGTTCTCTTGGGTGGAGCTGCTACTGGCCAAGACCCTGACCGCTGTTGCCGCGAAACCCATTGCGGCCACTATGACCAAAACCGCCTCAAGCGCGGGTTATGAGCTGGGCCTGCTGGCGGCGGCTGGCACACTGACAATCATTCCGGGCGCGATCGTGATCTACTTCGTCCGTAACTACATCGCAAAAGGCTTTGCGATGGGGAGGGTATAA
- a CDS encoding M56 family metallopeptidase, translating to MNAESFLNAYIDLNLLLFAGTALWLALRAILTRSRLGPAFRPQLRLLNGMTLLLTLSPVLVVALTTYVVSQPPTLSDMLVAQYLQGNVNMSATRFESILGLREDLVRALMAQSSLWAQLAVTALIVGAVVSVAQVSLAALRLRASLQQAYVWKHLGSVQIRISDKSTVAFSTRGLFTRYVVLPSALITNPSDLRLSVAHELQHFRQRDVECEFLLEALRPLLFWNPAYHLWRREVRMLREFACDQALMTRGQRDIRAYCECLIRACALATQDPIRFVQRSPSVALVDRREVRRGATLARRIDVVTAAQPQDTHLFGWMLVSAMLATGVLATALLMQRPGDWSHDRIMLSTIVNLERMAHRNAVPETSQTAVTALQGGFMTLSK from the coding sequence ATGAACGCTGAGAGTTTTCTGAACGCCTATATTGACCTGAATTTACTGTTGTTTGCGGGCACCGCGCTTTGGCTGGCGTTGCGCGCGATCCTGACCCGCAGCCGACTGGGCCCGGCGTTTCGGCCACAGCTGCGGCTGCTGAATGGCATGACGCTTTTGTTGACCTTGTCCCCCGTGCTGGTGGTGGCATTGACCACCTATGTTGTGTCGCAGCCGCCGACCCTGTCGGACATGCTGGTCGCGCAATACCTGCAGGGCAATGTCAACATGAGCGCCACACGGTTTGAGAGCATTCTTGGCCTGCGCGAGGATCTGGTGCGGGCCTTGATGGCACAGAGCAGCCTCTGGGCTCAGCTTGCAGTGACTGCGCTGATCGTCGGGGCCGTAGTCTCCGTGGCACAGGTGTCATTGGCGGCACTGCGACTGCGGGCATCGCTACAGCAGGCCTATGTCTGGAAACATCTGGGTAGCGTTCAGATTCGTATCAGCGACAAGAGTACAGTTGCCTTCTCCACCCGCGGCTTGTTCACTCGCTACGTCGTACTGCCATCCGCGCTGATCACCAACCCGTCGGATTTGCGGTTGAGCGTCGCCCACGAGCTGCAGCATTTCCGCCAGCGAGACGTTGAATGCGAATTCCTGCTGGAGGCACTGCGGCCGCTTCTGTTCTGGAACCCGGCGTATCACCTCTGGCGTCGCGAAGTCCGCATGCTGCGAGAATTCGCCTGTGATCAGGCACTGATGACCCGAGGGCAGCGTGATATTCGCGCCTATTGTGAATGCTTGATCCGGGCCTGCGCACTGGCGACGCAGGATCCTATCCGCTTTGTACAGCGCAGCCCGTCGGTGGCCTTGGTTGATCGTCGCGAGGTGCGCCGCGGAGCAACGTTGGCGCGACGGATTGATGTGGTCACCGCGGCACAACCACAGGACACGCATCTGTTCGGCTGGATGCTGGTTTCCGCCATGCTGGCGACTGGAGTTCTGGCCACCGCACTGCTGATGCAGCGCCCCGGCGATTGGAGCCATGACCGCATCATGCTGTCGACGATCGTCAATCTTGAGCGTATGGCCCATCGAAACGCCGTGCCTGAGACCAGCCAAACGGCGGTAACGGCACTGCAGGGCGGGTTCATGACCCTGAGTAAGTAA